From Agrobacterium tumefaciens, a single genomic window includes:
- a CDS encoding PhnD/SsuA/transferrin family substrate-binding protein: MYDWTELRPDTDALWASIRKRFLDHGIDAPENLVRRNGDMPPVPGGIRAEDGSVIAPDPATLDPDAFDLAVLWRHPDLLISGTCWGPMELGLKDHVQVIGQSDYDGIAGGAGEFYSSAIIARAGEVGEDVGPSEAGEARLPLEFFSTKRLAFNEHRSMSGYLSLKRDLEAAGGSLAMFAELVETGAHRASVIAVARGGADVAAIDCKSWMLAQKHEPAAAELHVIGWTARRKGLPFIRSKAIDIPFLM; encoded by the coding sequence ATGTATGACTGGACGGAATTGCGCCCCGATACCGATGCCTTGTGGGCCAGCATACGCAAGAGATTTCTCGATCACGGCATCGACGCACCGGAAAATCTCGTTCGGCGCAACGGTGATATGCCACCTGTTCCCGGTGGCATTCGTGCTGAGGATGGATCTGTTATCGCGCCAGATCCTGCAACCCTGGATCCCGACGCCTTTGACCTGGCGGTGCTGTGGCGTCACCCGGACCTGCTGATTTCCGGCACTTGTTGGGGGCCGATGGAGCTTGGCTTGAAAGATCACGTGCAGGTCATCGGCCAGAGTGACTACGACGGCATAGCCGGCGGTGCAGGGGAATTTTATTCCAGTGCGATAATCGCCCGTGCCGGTGAGGTCGGAGAGGATGTTGGACCGTCAGAGGCAGGCGAGGCAAGATTGCCGCTTGAATTTTTCTCCACGAAAAGACTGGCCTTCAACGAACACCGCTCCATGTCGGGGTATCTCAGCCTCAAGCGCGATCTGGAGGCAGCGGGCGGCAGCCTTGCGATGTTTGCTGAACTCGTCGAAACCGGAGCTCATCGAGCCTCCGTAATCGCCGTTGCACGCGGTGGCGCCGACGTGGCCGCCATCGACTGTAAATCCTGGATGCTGGCGCAAAAGCACGAGCCTGCCGCGGCAGAACTGCATGTCATCGGCTGGACGGCGCGACGCAAGGGACTGCCCTTCATTCGCTCAAAGGCGATCGATATTCCGTTTCTCATGTAA
- a CDS encoding fatty acid desaturase, with protein sequence MSETSIQKSAENTNRPRSRAPRIEWPTIGLLVVCYGLWGAAGYALYPLYPMLSLVLMGIAVALHSSLQHEVLHGHPTRNSRLNEALVFTPLGIFYPYRSYKRTHLQHHADERLTDPFDDPESYYRAMGDWEKMPSLLKTLLAWNNTLIGRMVIGPPLMVIGFTLSEWRKIGKGDRRVIYAWTLHLAGLIPTLFVIQAVFGIPIWLYISVAGYLGVSIIAIRSYCEHQWAEQPDGRTIIVENSILAPLFLYNNLHFVHHKLPSAAWYTLPSLYRAKRAEWQRMNNGYVFANYFDVFRAFAFKVKEPVAHPVLRRGETAFSPQTATHVSIDTPAYSATDVPLRQDTAV encoded by the coding sequence ATGAGCGAAACGTCCATCCAGAAGTCAGCAGAGAATACGAACAGGCCCCGATCGCGTGCGCCGCGCATCGAGTGGCCGACGATTGGCCTGCTTGTCGTCTGTTACGGTCTGTGGGGCGCAGCAGGTTATGCGCTTTACCCGTTGTATCCGATGCTTTCGTTGGTGCTGATGGGGATCGCGGTCGCTCTGCATTCCTCTCTTCAGCATGAAGTCCTGCATGGTCATCCCACGCGTAACTCACGCCTCAATGAAGCATTGGTGTTTACGCCGTTGGGAATCTTTTATCCCTATCGCAGCTACAAGCGCACACATCTGCAGCACCATGCTGACGAGCGTCTGACGGACCCCTTCGACGATCCCGAGAGCTATTATCGGGCGATGGGCGACTGGGAAAAAATGCCGTCGCTTCTGAAAACTCTGCTTGCCTGGAACAACACGCTTATTGGCCGCATGGTGATCGGCCCTCCGCTGATGGTAATCGGTTTCACGCTGTCCGAATGGCGGAAAATCGGCAAGGGTGATCGCCGGGTCATCTACGCTTGGACCCTGCACCTGGCTGGGCTGATCCCAACACTCTTCGTCATTCAGGCGGTGTTCGGCATTCCGATCTGGCTTTATATCAGCGTTGCCGGCTATCTCGGCGTATCCATCATCGCCATTCGTTCCTATTGCGAACACCAATGGGCAGAACAGCCGGACGGACGAACGATTATCGTCGAGAACTCTATTTTGGCGCCACTTTTTCTCTACAACAATTTGCATTTCGTGCACCACAAGCTGCCAAGCGCGGCGTGGTACACGTTGCCATCCCTCTACAGGGCAAAGCGCGCCGAGTGGCAAAGGATGAACAACGGATATGTCTTCGCCAACTATTTCGACGTTTTCCGCGCTTTCGCTTTCAAGGTAAAAGAGCCTGTTGCTCATCCTGTGCTAAGACGCGGTGAGACAGCTTTCTCGCCGCAGACCGCCACGCATGTTTCCATTGACACCCCCGCCTATTCGGCGACCGACGTCCCATTGAGACAGGATACAGCAGTATGA
- a CDS encoding MgtC/SapB family protein yields the protein MGFEFDIVSHFVAMLIAYVLALPIGWDREKHERSAGLRTFPLVAIASCGFIQATESVTAGNAEATARVVEGLINGVGFIGGGAILVGKLGTRGTATAASIWVTGAIGVAVGLGSYETAIILSIATFATLRVMTTFKSQKNEHLRSDE from the coding sequence ATGGGTTTTGAGTTCGATATCGTTTCACATTTTGTCGCGATGCTGATTGCCTATGTTCTCGCTCTTCCGATCGGCTGGGACCGCGAGAAGCACGAACGCAGCGCCGGCCTGCGCACCTTTCCCCTCGTTGCAATCGCTTCATGCGGCTTCATACAGGCGACTGAAAGCGTCACTGCCGGCAACGCAGAGGCGACCGCACGTGTCGTAGAAGGCTTGATCAATGGCGTGGGTTTCATTGGAGGCGGGGCAATACTCGTTGGCAAACTTGGAACCCGTGGCACCGCTACAGCAGCCAGCATATGGGTCACCGGCGCGATCGGCGTTGCCGTTGGTCTTGGTTCTTACGAAACGGCCATCATTCTCTCCATCGCCACCTTCGCAACTTTGCGGGTTATGACGACCTTCAAGTCACAAAAAAACGAGCACCTCAGATCTGACGAATGA
- a CDS encoding helix-turn-helix transcriptional regulator, whose amino-acid sequence MDKRALAILFRTRLASLVDRAGESHSAFASKVGIDRSALSQLLSGDSARLPRVETLLNIAERHSVSLDWLLGLSHDQGLMGELRPSFEIEEGGDDYTDTLLMNWHAEAAGSKIRYVPARLPDLLRTPKIIAFEAKGAHQSVMAQASETAFRLDYNRQPGTDMEVCMPRETLEAFAKGQGMWRGLNRDIRAEQLQYMAALIRELYPSFRLFLFNEKERFSVPYTVFGSQRAAIFVGGMYLVLNNAESIRKMQYHFDELIRSTRVHAHQAADFVQNLEVS is encoded by the coding sequence ATGGACAAGCGCGCACTCGCCATCCTGTTCCGTACGCGTCTGGCGAGCCTGGTTGATCGGGCCGGAGAGAGCCATTCCGCATTCGCTTCGAAGGTCGGCATCGATCGCTCCGCCCTGTCGCAGCTGCTCTCGGGGGATTCGGCACGCTTGCCGCGCGTCGAGACACTCTTGAACATCGCCGAACGCCATTCCGTGTCGCTGGACTGGCTGCTCGGCCTCTCGCACGACCAGGGCTTGATGGGAGAACTGCGTCCAAGCTTCGAGATCGAGGAAGGCGGCGACGACTATACTGACACATTGCTGATGAACTGGCATGCCGAGGCGGCGGGATCTAAAATTCGCTATGTTCCTGCCCGTCTTCCGGATTTGCTCAGAACACCGAAGATCATCGCCTTTGAGGCGAAAGGCGCACATCAGAGTGTCATGGCGCAGGCCAGCGAGACGGCGTTCCGTCTGGATTACAACCGCCAACCCGGCACTGACATGGAAGTTTGTATGCCGCGTGAAACGCTGGAAGCCTTCGCAAAGGGGCAAGGCATGTGGCGCGGATTAAATCGCGACATTCGTGCCGAGCAACTCCAGTATATGGCTGCCCTGATCCGTGAACTCTACCCCTCGTTCCGACTGTTCCTGTTCAACGAAAAGGAACGGTTTTCCGTGCCTTACACGGTTTTCGGATCGCAACGAGCCGCGATATTCGTGGGTGGCATGTATCTCGTCCTCAACAACGCTGAATCAATCCGCAAAATGCAGTACCATTTCGACGAACTGATCCGTTCCACGCGCGTCCATGCCCATCAGGCCGCAGACTTTGTGCAGAACCTGGAGGTATCGTAA
- a CDS encoding CsbD family protein: MDWNRVEGNWKQMKGKVKEQWGKLTDDDLDVINGKREQLEGKIQERYGYAKDQAKKDIDHWYRNQHFH, translated from the coding sequence ATGGACTGGAATCGGGTTGAAGGAAACTGGAAGCAGATGAAGGGCAAGGTCAAGGAACAGTGGGGAAAGCTCACCGATGACGACCTTGACGTCATCAACGGCAAACGCGAGCAGCTCGAAGGCAAAATCCAAGAACGTTACGGTTACGCAAAGGATCAAGCCAAAAAAGATATTGATCACTGGTACCGGAACCAGCATTTTCATTGA